The Arachis hypogaea cultivar Tifrunner chromosome 19, arahy.Tifrunner.gnm2.J5K5, whole genome shotgun sequence genome has a window encoding:
- the LOC140182115 gene encoding wall-associated receptor kinase 2-like yields the protein MVIVLAKIVAAATQALPGCTETCGDVLIPYPPFGIGVPSITSKSCFLKQSLELVCKDSTLYLRGVDLKIWKISLKSQLGMPALISKVGREDHNQDNNRVRKQGNEARLPIGTAFVTSKEENSFVSVGCDTYGFINNIIHGSIENTTGCLTRCNNMADIQNDESCTGIGCCKVDIPLAMKNNNISIEANSFSNFNTSWGFNNCSYSFMAKKGGYEFSVSHLMKGASLERVPMVIDWSVGELGREVSRQNIYRHICRGNSSC from the coding sequence ATGGTAATTGTTCTGGCAAAGATAGTAGCCGCAGCTACGCAAGCCCTTCCTGGTTGCACTGAAACATGTGGGGATGTTTTAATTCCATACCCGCCGTTTGGCATAGGAGTTCCATCAATCACCAGTAAAAGCTGTTTCTTGAAACAAAGCTTGGAACTTGTCTGCAAAGACTCAACTTTATATCTCAGAGGCGTTGACCTCAAAATATGGAAGATCTCCCTCAAAAGTCAACTGGGCATGCCTGCTTTGATTTCCAAGGTAGGTAGAGAAGATCACAACCAAGATAATAACAGAGTAAGAAAGCAAGGCAACGAAGCCAGACTTCCTATAGGGACGGCTTTCGTGACTTCTAAGGAAGAAAACAGCTTCGTAAGTGTAGGGTGTGACACTTACGGGTTCATCAATAATATTATTCATGGCAGCATAGAGAACACAACAGGGTGCTTGACAAGGTGCAATAACATGGCTGATATTCAAAACGATGAGAGTTGCACGGGGATAGGGTGCTGTAAGGTGGATATTCCTCTTGCCATGAAGAACAATAATATCAGCATAGAGGCGAATAGCTTCTCCAATTTCAACACATCGTGGGGATTCAACAACTGCAGCTACTCCTTTATGGCAAAAAAGGGTGGCTACGAATTTTCGGTGAGTCATTTGATGAAGGGGGCATCGTTGGAGAGGGTTCCCATGGTTATTGATTGGAGCGTTGGAGAACTGGGTCGTGAAGTTTCCCGCCAAAACATCTATCGGCATATATGCAGGGGTAATAGCAGTTGCTAG